The following are from one region of the Dermacentor albipictus isolate Rhodes 1998 colony chromosome 5, USDA_Dalb.pri_finalv2, whole genome shotgun sequence genome:
- the LOC135899202 gene encoding solute carrier family 22 member 7-like: MADRFGRRPVIFASVIVVLAADITTAVTSSLVAFFAARMFAGASCNALALVFLVMLFEVSGSEIRQELAWAAFLPPILTSLLPTLAAGAMLDRRVLSFIMLAVASLLIPSCYFVEESAQWRRAVGSNVERHRFATSRVTSIEPNASTSHRRHRRGRAKRRRARAFTAVDLLAQEALRPRTLTLSFLFLILFAGLYVTFSGTASGLPSRSETTLAGSYRLLLELVARSLSVLVSDWLLRMPTRREELVLAFCTILVAGWAKHVAKRIASRGDPGDPPLVVIVMGELLLDAILVALVLVFACTLEAYRTEVRATGLCAVYFSGGIGATLSPMLADLEPQSLLLVGGTVAMLAAISATRHLPPLADYELFLAQIQAHESERWSVSSVRSSVTSKNDQLNDQHHIFP, translated from the coding sequence ATGGCGGACAGATTCGGACGCAGGCCGGTGATATTTGCGTCGGTGATCGTGGTGCTAGCCGCCGACATCACGACTGCGGTAACCAGTTCCTTGGTAGCCTTCTTTGCGGCCCGTATGTTCGCCGGTGCCTCGTGCAACGCGCTCGCGCTAGTCTTCTTGGTGATGTTGTTCGAGGTGTCCGGCAGTGAAATACGACAGGAGCTCGCCTGGGCCGCATTTCTGCCACCGATTCTGACGTCGCTGTTGCCGACGCTCGCCGCTGGCGCCATGCTCGACCGCCGCGTGTTGTCCTTCATCATGCTCGCCGTGGCTTCGCTGCTGATCCCTTCGTGCTACTTCGTCGAGGAGTCCGCGCAGTGGCGGCGCGCCGTGGGCAGTAATGTTGAGCGCCACAGGTTCGCCACATCGCGCGTCACCAGCATTGAGCCGAACGCATCGACGAGTCATCGCAGGCACAGACGCGGTCGGGCAAAAAGGCGGCGAGCGCGGGCGTTCACTGCAGTCGACCTATTGGCTCAGGAAGCGCTGAGGCCGCGAACGCTGACGCTTTCATTCCTGTTCCTCATCCTGTTCGCCGGTCTGTACGTGACGTTCTCCGGCACTGCGTCTGGTCTACCATCGCGGTCCGAAACCACCCTGGCTGGCTCGTACAGACTGCTGCTGGAACTCGTCGCTCGTTCGCTAAGCGTACTCGTTTCCGACTGGCTTTTGCGGATGCCGACCCGCCGCGAGGAACTGGTGCTAGCATTTTGCACGATTCTGGTGGCTGGATGGGCGAAGCACGTCGCCAAGCGCATCGCCTCGCGCGGCGACCCCGGCGACCCGCCGCTCGTAGTCATTGTGATGGGCGAGCTGCTGCTCGACGCCATTTTGGTCGCTCTCGTGTTGGTCTTCGCCTGCACCTTGGAGGCCTATCGCACGGAAGTGCGCGCCACAGGTCTGTGCGCGGTGTACTTCTCCGGAGGCATCGGAGCCACCCTTTCCCCCATGTTGGCGGACTTGGAGCCGCAGTCCCTACTGCTGGTCGGCGGCACCGTTGCCATGCTGGCCGCCATTTCTGCCACTCGCCACCTTCCACCTTTGGCCGACTACGAACTCTTTCTGGCACAGATTCAGGCTCACGAATCTGAGCGCTGGAGCGTTTCTTCAGTGCGCTCCTCAGTGACGTCCAAAAATGATCAACTCAATGACCAGCATCATATATTCCCATAA